In Paenibacillus algicola, a genomic segment contains:
- a CDS encoding S-layer homology domain-containing protein, whose translation MSSKRRNIHSKKVVSAVMAGLMVMGTGVSAEPAAPTAVSAALSTPVFSDVVSGYWGEKYIYKLAAQGIITGNNGKFRPNDPVTQQEAMTMAIRFLNLNVNEGTDTAATLPTNMKVNNYFVPYVSLALSQNLLNQEKESQYADDSMIWGAQTATREWITEVLIRSIGRTADAQAAMSEASGFADHGSISPDRAGYVNTAVELGLAQGVTANRFDPKGAVTRAQLATFFSRAQAYIDEQYENQYEGVVTSMSDGGLTLYTDGQSQTFSLQPSTAYFEKDAAGRITQGDIQPYTKVTVIAKDGAAAYVELMDKEQQLESFERKFERLSPDQVIWFDTGSSFESLSYTKDTLFLDQNGSKIDPADPKTLVPGSVVTVQRETFTPQKQIVAITVKDGVVNKTATGVIQSVDLNGKKLTVQTTTGSAETYSYEGAIIKYQTQLLTPSELKAGAVVNYTVENSMLKSVEISQSVDRTVSAMLYSADPNGKFITYKRSGSTQLEIKVLASQPELIVSGIARPVLDDLIFDEKAGDEVELIINGDEQVTKITVVGRQSELMKQAVVARYDAAKKWLMVSDSAGKPHVMILDEKTKLESSAGSSLSAVEGLLGSGRKVNIKHLGNRALSLEVIYQYEGTLTEINTAAKTVTILTDNGETVKLPFSNPKVELYSKASASLSDIKIGDEVYAELSANQDMLASLKSKAFVQFEVGSVEPSLNRLTVKHDGVSKLIYTDKTVMSDENGQPIQISALKPGSLVNVQFTGTTPTSIQEVRLTLGQVMAVDAAANTLTVKDFNGTQQVISAAGGVKMNRGGAVSTSLAGLTLNDRVEVHKDITGVTVVKVLDSLSKTFWKSQNGEIYVKRTYTTDEYRFRTSSSVFVHQNDQNLSVQSLKENDNIVLYFNNGTVVEVVKQ comes from the coding sequence ATGTCATCTAAACGAAGAAATATTCATTCCAAAAAAGTGGTCTCCGCCGTCATGGCCGGGCTTATGGTTATGGGAACTGGCGTATCTGCAGAGCCTGCAGCACCTACAGCAGTCAGCGCGGCGCTCTCGACGCCTGTTTTCAGTGATGTCGTCAGCGGCTATTGGGGAGAAAAATACATTTATAAACTGGCGGCTCAAGGGATTATAACTGGTAATAACGGCAAGTTTCGTCCTAATGATCCCGTAACTCAGCAGGAAGCTATGACGATGGCAATCCGTTTCTTGAATTTGAATGTGAATGAAGGCACCGACACGGCTGCGACATTACCGACAAATATGAAAGTAAATAATTACTTTGTACCGTACGTCAGCCTGGCGCTTTCGCAAAACCTGCTCAATCAAGAGAAAGAATCGCAGTATGCCGATGACAGCATGATCTGGGGAGCTCAAACGGCAACCCGGGAATGGATTACCGAGGTGCTGATCCGCTCCATCGGCCGTACTGCAGATGCGCAAGCAGCCATGTCGGAAGCTTCAGGCTTTGCAGACCATGGCAGCATTTCACCTGACCGCGCAGGGTATGTCAATACCGCCGTTGAGCTGGGTCTTGCCCAAGGCGTGACGGCTAATCGGTTTGATCCGAAAGGAGCGGTCACCCGGGCTCAGCTGGCTACCTTTTTTAGCCGGGCTCAGGCCTACATAGATGAACAGTATGAGAATCAATATGAGGGCGTCGTCACCTCAATGAGCGATGGCGGGCTGACTCTGTATACCGATGGACAGAGCCAGACATTTTCACTGCAGCCTTCCACGGCCTATTTTGAGAAAGACGCTGCCGGACGCATTACACAAGGAGATATCCAGCCTTACACGAAGGTAACCGTCATTGCGAAGGATGGTGCAGCAGCTTATGTCGAGCTTATGGATAAAGAGCAGCAGCTGGAATCCTTTGAACGGAAATTTGAGCGTCTGTCCCCCGACCAGGTCATATGGTTTGATACGGGATCGAGCTTTGAGTCTCTGTCTTACACAAAAGATACCCTCTTCCTGGATCAAAACGGCAGCAAGATTGATCCTGCCGATCCCAAGACATTGGTGCCGGGCAGCGTAGTAACTGTGCAGCGGGAAACCTTTACGCCACAGAAGCAGATTGTAGCGATCACGGTGAAGGATGGCGTAGTGAACAAAACGGCGACAGGGGTCATTCAGTCAGTGGATCTCAATGGCAAGAAGCTTACGGTGCAGACCACGACGGGGTCTGCAGAAACCTACAGCTATGAAGGAGCCATCATCAAATACCAAACCCAGCTGCTGACACCTTCTGAATTAAAGGCGGGAGCTGTCGTGAATTACACGGTTGAGAACAGTATGCTGAAGAGCGTTGAAATTAGCCAGAGCGTTGACCGCACCGTTAGCGCCATGCTGTATTCAGCCGATCCCAACGGGAAATTCATTACGTATAAACGCTCTGGCAGCACGCAGCTGGAAATCAAGGTGCTGGCCTCTCAGCCGGAGCTGATTGTCAGCGGGATTGCAAGACCGGTGCTGGATGACCTCATCTTTGACGAGAAGGCCGGAGACGAGGTGGAGCTGATCATTAATGGCGATGAGCAGGTCACCAAGATCACGGTCGTAGGACGTCAGTCCGAGCTGATGAAGCAGGCGGTCGTAGCGAGATATGATGCAGCCAAGAAGTGGCTGATGGTAAGCGACAGCGCCGGCAAGCCGCACGTGATGATCCTGGATGAGAAGACCAAGCTGGAGTCCTCGGCCGGCAGCTCGCTGTCCGCGGTTGAAGGTCTGCTCGGTTCTGGCAGAAAGGTGAACATCAAGCATCTGGGCAACCGCGCACTATCCCTGGAAGTCATATATCAGTACGAGGGCACATTGACGGAAATCAATACAGCCGCCAAGACGGTTACGATTCTCACCGACAACGGTGAAACCGTGAAGCTGCCATTCTCGAATCCGAAGGTAGAGCTGTACAGTAAGGCTTCCGCCTCGCTCTCGGATATCAAAATCGGCGACGAGGTCTATGCGGAGCTTTCCGCTAACCAGGATATGCTGGCCAGCTTGAAGTCTAAGGCTTTCGTTCAGTTTGAGGTGGGATCGGTGGAGCCTTCCTTAAACCGGCTTACGGTTAAGCACGATGGGGTGTCCAAGCTCATTTACACTGACAAAACCGTCATGAGTGACGAGAACGGCCAACCGATTCAGATTAGTGCCTTGAAGCCAGGCAGTCTGGTCAATGTACAGTTTACAGGCACAACGCCAACCTCGATCCAGGAGGTTCGTCTGACGCTAGGCCAAGTGATGGCTGTGGATGCTGCCGCTAACACGCTGACCGTGAAAGACTTTAATGGAACGCAGCAAGTCATTTCGGCAGCAGGCGGGGTCAAGATGAACCGCGGTGGCGCGGTGTCCACAAGCTTGGCCGGCCTCACCCTTAATGACCGGGTCGAGGTTCACAAGGACATTACCGGAGTGACCGTAGTCAAGGTTCTGGATTCTTTATCAAAAACGTTCTGGAAATCTCAAAATGGCGAAATTTATGTAAAACGGACGTACACAACGGATGAATATCGCTTCCGTACGTCAAGTAGCGTATTTGTTCACCAAAATGATCAGAACTTGTCCGTGCAATCCCTGAAAGAAAATGATAATATTGTACTGTATTTCAACAACGGCACCGTTGTAGAGGTCGTGAAACAATAG
- the leuD gene encoding 3-isopropylmalate dehydratase small subunit: MEAFTKLNGLVAPVDRVNVDTDAIIPKQFLKRIERTGFGQFLFYEWRFDEQGEVITTFPLNQPRYQGASVLISRANFGCGSSREHAPWAIMDYGFRVVIAPSFADIFYNNCFKNGILPIKLSEEQVEELFQRTEAHEGYQLSVDLENKLLSDDQGLQIQFDLDEHRRQFLLQGLDDIGLTLQHADAIDAYEQEHHNRLFA, encoded by the coding sequence ATGGAAGCATTTACGAAATTAAACGGATTGGTTGCACCCGTGGACCGGGTCAATGTAGATACCGATGCAATTATACCTAAGCAGTTCTTGAAAAGAATCGAGCGCACAGGCTTTGGCCAGTTTCTGTTCTATGAATGGCGCTTCGACGAGCAGGGAGAGGTCATCACAACCTTTCCTCTGAATCAGCCGCGTTATCAAGGAGCCAGCGTACTGATCTCCAGAGCGAACTTTGGCTGCGGCTCCTCCCGGGAGCATGCCCCTTGGGCGATTATGGATTACGGCTTCCGTGTTGTGATCGCGCCTTCGTTTGCGGATATCTTCTATAACAACTGCTTCAAGAATGGCATTCTGCCGATCAAGCTGTCGGAAGAGCAGGTTGAAGAGCTGTTCCAGCGTACTGAAGCTCATGAAGGCTATCAGCTGAGTGTAGATCTTGAGAACAAGCTTCTTTCCGATGATCAAGGGCTTCAGATTCAGTTTGATCTCGATGAGCATCGTCGTCAGTTCCTGCTTCAAGGTCTGGATGATATCGGACTGACGCTGCAGCATGCTGATGCCATTGATGCCTACGAGCAGGAGCATCACAACCGTTTGTTCGCTTAA
- a CDS encoding N-acetylmuramoyl-L-alanine amidase family protein codes for MKKCGLLMFLVLFLLSLGSAGKAEASGAKIYLDGEQLNLPSGVKVLNVNNSIMVPIRVISENLGYEVKWEKSTQTVSVLDSVTAVHMNVGKTQSQVNGIEVQMSIPPMLQGGTTLVPLRFVSTEMGMDIEWDNQIKAVYLTSSAPPVATEPVQVSPPPAGSVGSNPGAVTPVEEVTPVSALASVDGISFVDNQLLIAVSGKVTPKVFSIPSPDRIVVDLPQSFLSSSFAGSDQQVGKETILPLEGYPDVKQIRYARFSASPETVRVVLDLHTSKAYELTHQNGLITLNLNIEQTAAPAEPASSGKKIVVIDAGHGDGDPGAPSVNKRWEKDFNLAVAQKVGKLLEKETQIEVVLTRSNDTFLELKDRVKIANNLKADVFVSIHGNSNNSSSANGTETFYTRDASLSFAKIMHSHLSKATGLKNRGVSYGNFHVTRETSMPAVLLEIGFLSNKGDETQMFKEDFQNRVAQSIVDGIKEYLKVQ; via the coding sequence ATGAAGAAGTGTGGTCTGCTGATGTTTTTGGTGCTTTTTCTGCTGAGTTTAGGCAGTGCAGGAAAAGCGGAGGCAAGCGGTGCAAAGATTTATCTGGATGGAGAACAGCTGAATTTACCGTCCGGAGTCAAGGTGTTAAATGTCAACAACTCTATCATGGTCCCCATTCGGGTCATTTCCGAGAACCTAGGCTATGAAGTGAAATGGGAAAAGTCCACTCAGACCGTTTCTGTGCTGGACAGCGTTACGGCGGTACATATGAATGTGGGCAAGACACAGTCTCAGGTGAACGGGATCGAGGTTCAGATGAGCATCCCGCCGATGCTGCAGGGGGGGACCACCCTGGTGCCGCTGCGCTTTGTAAGTACAGAGATGGGCATGGATATTGAGTGGGACAACCAGATCAAGGCGGTATATTTGACTAGCAGCGCACCTCCTGTCGCGACTGAACCCGTTCAAGTAAGCCCGCCCCCAGCAGGATCAGTGGGAAGCAATCCCGGCGCTGTCACTCCTGTAGAAGAAGTGACCCCGGTCTCAGCTTTGGCAAGCGTCGATGGCATCAGCTTCGTCGATAACCAGCTGCTGATTGCCGTATCCGGAAAAGTGACGCCTAAGGTTTTTAGTATTCCTAGCCCTGACCGGATTGTCGTTGATCTTCCGCAAAGCTTTCTGTCCAGCTCCTTTGCCGGGTCGGATCAACAAGTGGGCAAGGAAACGATCCTTCCGCTTGAAGGATACCCCGACGTGAAGCAGATCCGTTATGCTAGATTCAGTGCTTCCCCGGAAACCGTGCGTGTCGTTCTGGACCTCCATACGTCCAAAGCGTATGAGCTTACCCATCAGAATGGATTAATTACACTCAACTTAAACATAGAGCAGACCGCAGCACCGGCGGAGCCGGCTAGCAGCGGCAAGAAAATCGTTGTCATTGATGCCGGACACGGAGATGGAGACCCGGGTGCTCCTAGCGTGAACAAGCGTTGGGAGAAGGACTTTAATCTGGCCGTTGCCCAGAAGGTCGGGAAGCTCCTGGAGAAGGAAACTCAGATCGAAGTAGTCCTTACACGAAGCAATGACACGTTTCTGGAGCTGAAGGATCGGGTAAAAATAGCTAACAACCTTAAGGCTGATGTTTTTGTTTCCATCCATGGAAATAGCAACAATTCCAGCAGCGCCAACGGAACGGAGACTTTTTATACGCGGGATGCCAGCTTGTCTTTTGCCAAAATTATGCACAGTCATCTTTCTAAAGCTACAGGTCTTAAGAATCGTGGCGTCTCTTACGGAAATTTTCATGTGACCCGCGAAACATCCATGCCGGCCGTACTGCTGGAGATCGGGTTCTTAAGCAATAAAGGTGATGAAACACAGATGTTCAAGGAAGATTTCCAAAACCGGGTGGCACAAAGCATCGTAGATGGAATTAAGGAATATCTTAAAGTACAGTAA
- a CDS encoding GerMN domain-containing protein produces MSQRKYWSAAILAAVMVMSSGCGDKPAAAPPADTGAVKQAAGADEGNVKDDVDTTQQAQGTAGTQVAGNSTSASDGEKKEEPMRKEKVVLYYTDPELMGVVEAPGEIMYSGAEDKYAKAFNALQQSDDEEFVPLWNEAITLNQVEFDAGALVLDITKPAEANLGAGGEMYALEALENMFFQFEEVQSIQLLIDGEQVESLMGHVVLEHPMKRPTP; encoded by the coding sequence ATGAGTCAACGTAAATATTGGTCAGCAGCAATTCTGGCTGCTGTAATGGTAATGAGCAGCGGATGTGGAGACAAGCCGGCTGCAGCACCTCCTGCAGACACGGGAGCGGTAAAGCAAGCGGCAGGAGCCGATGAGGGCAACGTCAAAGATGATGTCGATACCACCCAGCAGGCACAAGGGACTGCAGGCACTCAGGTCGCAGGAAACAGCACTTCAGCTTCAGATGGAGAGAAGAAGGAGGAGCCGATGCGCAAAGAAAAGGTAGTCCTCTACTACACAGATCCTGAGCTGATGGGCGTCGTTGAAGCCCCGGGAGAAATTATGTACAGCGGCGCTGAAGACAAATACGCTAAAGCTTTTAATGCACTACAGCAGAGCGATGATGAAGAGTTCGTTCCATTGTGGAATGAGGCCATTACGCTGAATCAGGTTGAATTTGACGCCGGGGCGCTCGTTCTGGATATCACCAAGCCCGCTGAGGCAAATCTGGGTGCTGGCGGAGAGATGTACGCTCTGGAAGCACTGGAGAATATGTTTTTCCAGTTTGAGGAAGTTCAGTCGATCCAGCTGCTTATTGATGGAGAACAGGTCGAGAGTTTGATGGGACATGTTGTCCTCGAGCATCCGATGAAGCGTCCTACACCTTGA
- a CDS encoding N-acetylmuramoyl-L-alanine amidase family protein, with protein sequence MKKFGFFMFLFIIMLVFPKGIEASALSAKIYLNGNELQLSQGVNVENINGTVMVPIRVVSENLGYTVGWNQAAQKITVQGGGKTVEMVVGSSSASIDGQRVSMVKAPLLRGGTTIVPIRFVSEQMGMNVSWNNQEKAVYLITPESGVSNPGESDYGTLTTIDGISFSSNRLLVAATGTMKPKIMKLTSPDRIVIDVENAAFSEQFSTSNILDATNNGSLTVTGYPDVKSVRYSLYSDSPSTVRIVIDLNYPKNYTLHNEPNGLFTVDLNTSSEPVPAPGAGSKKLVVIDAGHGGHDPGAISVSKKKEKDFALSLALKTAKLLENSSTIDVVLTRSDDTFLELSDRVKIAEKLKADVFISIHANAGPATASGTETFYQRSSSKSLATVIHKNMLNAVGLKDRGVKYGNFHVIRETTMPAILLEVGFLTNKTDETKLYDSGIQDRVAQSIVNGLNEYFK encoded by the coding sequence ATGAAGAAGTTCGGTTTTTTTATGTTTCTGTTCATCATCATGCTGGTGTTTCCAAAGGGCATTGAGGCAAGCGCATTAAGTGCCAAGATTTATTTGAACGGCAATGAGCTGCAGCTGTCTCAAGGTGTCAATGTGGAAAATATCAATGGAACCGTGATGGTGCCGATCCGGGTCGTATCCGAGAATTTGGGCTACACGGTAGGCTGGAATCAGGCAGCACAGAAAATTACGGTTCAAGGCGGAGGAAAAACCGTCGAGATGGTGGTCGGAAGCAGCAGTGCATCCATTGATGGTCAACGTGTAAGCATGGTTAAGGCACCGCTCTTGCGCGGAGGCACGACAATCGTACCCATCCGGTTTGTGAGTGAGCAGATGGGCATGAATGTCAGCTGGAACAATCAAGAGAAAGCAGTATACCTTATTACCCCGGAGTCAGGCGTCTCAAACCCGGGTGAGTCCGATTACGGTACTCTGACAACGATTGACGGAATCAGCTTTAGCAGCAATCGCCTGCTGGTAGCGGCGACAGGAACGATGAAGCCCAAGATTATGAAGCTGACCTCGCCGGACCGGATTGTCATTGATGTAGAGAATGCGGCATTCTCCGAGCAATTCAGCACGAGTAATATTTTGGACGCTACAAACAATGGGTCCTTGACGGTAACCGGATATCCAGATGTGAAATCGGTCCGGTATTCGCTGTACAGCGACAGCCCGTCAACCGTTCGCATTGTCATTGATCTGAATTATCCCAAAAATTATACGCTTCATAATGAACCTAACGGCTTGTTTACAGTGGACCTGAATACAAGCTCTGAGCCGGTTCCTGCTCCGGGAGCAGGCAGCAAAAAGCTCGTCGTCATTGATGCCGGACACGGGGGTCATGATCCTGGCGCAATCAGCGTCTCGAAGAAAAAGGAAAAGGATTTTGCCCTGAGTCTCGCTCTCAAAACGGCCAAGCTGCTGGAGAACAGCTCAACGATCGACGTTGTCCTTACACGCAGTGATGACACCTTCCTGGAGCTGAGTGACCGCGTGAAAATTGCCGAGAAGCTGAAGGCAGATGTCTTTATCTCCATTCATGCCAATGCGGGACCTGCCACGGCTTCCGGAACGGAGACCTTTTATCAGCGTTCGTCCAGCAAATCGTTGGCGACGGTCATTCATAAAAATATGTTAAATGCCGTTGGATTGAAGGACCGCGGAGTGAAATACGGGAATTTCCACGTCATCCGCGAGACCACGATGCCGGCCATTCTGCTGGAGGTCGGGTTCCTGACCAATAAAACGGATGAAACCAAGCTCTACGATTCCGGGATTCAGGACCGTGTCGCGCAGTCGATTGTGAACGGACTCAATGAATATTTTAAATAA
- a CDS encoding GerMN domain-containing protein encodes MNKKIGSAAFLAAFMLLGTACGEKPGAAPVPAEEKSAAPVQETAETGNEGTTTAPSQTPSSTQGAGGSTGGSEAPSTSTPQEEAEPAQQSEEIKVYYTDPDLMELLEDTAKITYTDEKAKYQAAYDALQKSTSQEMVPLWSNMKLLSLSFEDGDLTLDLHMPDTANMGSTGEDFAIRALKGTYFQFDEVETIQLLLDGKQVESLMGHVTLYNPETR; translated from the coding sequence ATGAATAAAAAAATAGGGTCTGCGGCGTTCCTGGCAGCGTTTATGCTGCTAGGAACGGCATGCGGAGAGAAACCAGGGGCAGCACCTGTCCCTGCGGAGGAGAAGTCGGCAGCTCCTGTCCAGGAGACTGCAGAGACCGGAAACGAAGGCACTACCACGGCGCCGTCACAGACGCCATCCAGCACGCAGGGTGCAGGCGGAAGCACAGGGGGCAGTGAAGCCCCCTCTACGTCAACGCCTCAGGAAGAAGCCGAGCCAGCGCAGCAAAGTGAAGAGATCAAAGTATACTACACCGATCCTGACTTGATGGAGCTTCTCGAGGATACAGCCAAGATTACGTATACCGATGAAAAAGCGAAATACCAGGCGGCTTACGATGCGCTTCAGAAGAGCACATCTCAGGAGATGGTTCCGCTCTGGAGTAACATGAAGCTTCTTTCCTTGTCATTTGAGGATGGAGATCTGACACTGGATCTGCATATGCCGGATACGGCAAACATGGGCTCCACGGGAGAGGATTTTGCAATTCGGGCGCTCAAGGGCACCTACTTTCAATTTGATGAAGTGGAAACCATTCAGCTGCTGCTCGACGGTAAGCAGGTAGAGAGCCTGATGGGACATGTGACGCTGTATAACCCGGAAACCCGCTAG